One Fusobacterium ulcerans DNA segment encodes these proteins:
- a CDS encoding desulfoferrodoxin family protein, with protein MTKNEFFKCKDCDMVFEVVSEGKGCSTAAGNDKVEKLEAKTQDASTEKHVPYVEEKENGYLVKVGKDTKHPMLEAHYIEFIEIIVDGDKLYRKYLKPGEEPEAFFEVPKGKEVVAFEYCNIHGLWKDR; from the coding sequence ATGACAAAAAATGAATTTTTTAAATGTAAAGATTGTGATATGGTATTTGAGGTAGTTTCTGAAGGAAAAGGATGCTCAACTGCTGCTGGTAACGACAAGGTAGAAAAATTAGAAGCTAAAACTCAAGATGCTTCAACTGAGAAACATGTTCCTTATGTAGAAGAGAAAGAAAATGGATATCTTGTAAAAGTTGGGAAAGACACAAAACACCCTATGCTTGAAGCTCACTATATAGAATTTATTGAAATTATAGTAGATGGAGACAAACTTTATAGAAAATATCTAAAACCTGGAGAAGAGCCAGAGGCTTTCTTTGAAGTACCAAAAGGAAAAGAAGTTGTAGCATTTGAATATTGCAATATTCATGGATTATGGAAAGACAGATAA
- a CDS encoding glycosyltransferase family 9 protein: MRILIIHTAFIGDIVLSTPLVKKLKEVYPWSDITYVTTPAGASILRNNPNISEIIEYDKRGKHKGLKGIYQLGKRLKYENFNLVITPHRYLRSSVLSWLTGSPVRKGYKNAAASFLYTEKIPYDKKKHEVEKLLSFVSGKENKRYEIELYPNEQDVKKINEMLKEYEGKKLILLAPGSKWFTKKWPLEYFNEIIGQLKNREDIITGIIGGADELALNIVTGGNVVDFRGKTSLLELAELIKRSELVVTNDSSPIHIASAWKDVKILAIFGPTVKELGFFPWSKNSVIFETEGLPCRPCSLHGGDKCPQKHFKCMLDIRPEIVLNEILKIIERV, encoded by the coding sequence ATTAGAATATTAATAATACACACAGCTTTTATAGGAGATATAGTCCTCTCTACACCATTGGTAAAAAAGCTGAAAGAAGTGTATCCCTGGAGTGATATAACTTATGTTACAACACCAGCAGGAGCTTCTATATTGAGGAATAATCCTAATATAAGTGAGATAATAGAGTATGATAAAAGAGGAAAACATAAAGGATTGAAAGGAATATATCAGCTGGGGAAAAGGTTAAAATATGAAAATTTTAATCTGGTAATAACTCCTCATAGATATTTGAGAAGTTCTGTTTTGTCGTGGTTGACAGGTTCTCCTGTAAGAAAAGGATATAAAAATGCAGCAGCTTCTTTTCTATATACAGAAAAAATTCCTTATGACAAAAAGAAACATGAGGTAGAAAAACTATTATCTTTTGTTTCTGGAAAAGAAAATAAAAGGTATGAAATAGAATTATATCCAAATGAACAAGATGTAAAAAAAATAAATGAAATGCTAAAAGAATATGAAGGGAAAAAACTTATACTGCTGGCACCTGGCAGTAAGTGGTTTACTAAAAAATGGCCTCTTGAATATTTTAATGAAATAATTGGGCAATTAAAGAATAGAGAAGATATAATAACTGGGATAATAGGTGGAGCAGATGAGTTAGCTCTGAATATTGTAACTGGTGGAAATGTAGTTGATTTCAGAGGGAAAACTTCTCTCTTGGAACTTGCAGAACTTATAAAGAGATCAGAGCTGGTTGTAACAAATGATTCATCTCCTATACACATAGCTTCAGCATGGAAGGATGTTAAAATACTTGCAATATTTGGTCCTACTGTAAAAGAACTGGGATTTTTTCCATGGTCTAAAAATAGTGTGATATTTGAAACAGAAGGGCTGCCATGTAGACCATGTTCACTTCATGGAGGAGATAAATGCCCTCAAAAACATTTCAAATGTATGTTGGATATAAGACCAGAAATAGTATTGAATGAAATACTGAAAATAATAGAGAGAGTCTGA
- a CDS encoding lysophospholipid acyltransferase family protein: MLGLILASSTGFFLFIFISIFYLPRIHFLSERKRVEYSRRKLKWLSKMVLGSLNVKLRVKYKNRRAINSLDKTKGIIFVCNHQSNLDIPAIVTALHMDVGFVAKHEMKSWPFFGTWMKKSNCVFLNRENPREGIKDMKKAVELIKKGYPTVIFPEGERTINGNVLSFKKGSFKLATETKGIIVPLTLKGTYDIQKRGTLKMNRGKLVTLVVDEPIFVEDIPKEELKNLNIKVRDIIVRNFEAI, from the coding sequence ATGTTAGGTTTGATTTTAGCTTCATCAACAGGTTTCTTTTTGTTTATATTTATAAGTATATTTTACCTTCCAAGGATTCATTTTTTAAGTGAAAGAAAAAGAGTAGAATACTCAAGAAGAAAATTAAAATGGCTTTCAAAGATGGTATTAGGAAGTCTAAATGTAAAATTAAGAGTAAAATACAAGAATAGAAGAGCAATAAATTCTTTAGATAAAACTAAAGGGATAATTTTTGTATGTAATCATCAAAGCAATCTTGATATACCAGCAATAGTTACAGCATTACATATGGATGTAGGATTTGTAGCAAAACATGAGATGAAATCTTGGCCTTTTTTTGGGACTTGGATGAAGAAAAGCAACTGTGTTTTTCTCAATAGAGAAAATCCAAGAGAAGGAATTAAAGATATGAAAAAAGCTGTAGAACTTATAAAAAAAGGGTATCCTACTGTAATTTTTCCAGAGGGAGAAAGGACAATCAATGGAAATGTGTTAAGCTTTAAAAAAGGGAGCTTTAAATTAGCTACTGAAACTAAAGGAATTATTGTTCCACTTACATTAAAAGGGACATATGATATTCAAAAAAGAGGAACTCTTAAAATGAATAGAGGGAAACTAGTAACTTTAGTTGTAGATGAACCAATTTTTGTAGAAGATATTCCTAAGGAAGAACTAAAAAATTTGAATATCAAAGTGAGAGATATCATAGTTAGGAACTTTGAAGCAATATAA
- a CDS encoding OmpA family protein gives MNTKKAMSSLLLALIITGCTSSPFLDETGSVSGKTKGTAGGAAAGALIGQLIGKDTKGTLIGAGVGALAGLGWGAYRDRQEQELRERLKNTEVQVSQNGDNLNLNLPGGVTFATDSSNIVSSFYGPLNSIATVLVQYPETRIIVNGYTDNVGSASYNVSLSERRAASVRNYLIQQGVSARRISYVGYGMENPRATNSTAAGRAENRRVELEILPMSN, from the coding sequence ATGAATACAAAAAAAGCTATGTCTAGTCTTTTACTAGCTTTAATAATTACAGGTTGTACATCTTCACCTTTCTTAGATGAAACTGGTTCTGTAAGTGGTAAAACTAAAGGAACTGCTGGAGGTGCAGCAGCAGGAGCTTTAATAGGACAGCTTATAGGTAAAGATACAAAAGGAACTCTTATAGGAGCTGGTGTTGGTGCTCTTGCAGGATTAGGATGGGGAGCATATAGAGACCGTCAAGAGCAAGAACTTAGAGAACGTTTAAAAAATACTGAAGTACAAGTTAGCCAAAATGGAGATAATCTAAACTTAAATCTTCCTGGAGGAGTTACTTTTGCTACTGACAGTTCTAATATAGTTTCAAGTTTCTATGGTCCATTAAATTCTATAGCAACTGTACTTGTTCAATACCCAGAAACTAGAATCATAGTTAATGGTTATACTGATAATGTAGGAAGTGCAAGCTATAATGTCAGCCTATCAGAAAGAAGAGCTGCAAGTGTTAGAAATTATCTTATCCAACAAGGTGTTTCTGCTAGAAGAATATCTTATGTAGGATATGGAATGGAAAATCCTAGAGCTACTAACAGTACAGCTGCTGGAAGAGCTGAAAACAGAAGAGTAGAACTAGAAATATTACCTATGAGCAACTAA
- a CDS encoding Fur family transcriptional regulator, translating to MGIEIENIGEYLKCHSIKPSYQRMKVFQYLYEERNHPTVDMIYKALCTEIPTLSKTTVYNTLNLFIEKEIANVIVIEENETRYDIDMSIHGHFKCEQCGKIYDLDVNKELLSSKELDACEIKEHHLYFKGICKNCLNN from the coding sequence ATGGGAATAGAAATAGAGAATATTGGTGAATATTTGAAATGTCATTCAATAAAACCATCATACCAAAGAATGAAAGTATTTCAATATCTGTATGAAGAAAGAAACCATCCAACAGTAGATATGATATATAAAGCCCTTTGCACTGAAATACCAACATTATCAAAAACAACTGTTTACAATACATTAAATCTTTTTATAGAAAAAGAAATAGCTAATGTGATAGTAATAGAGGAAAATGAAACTAGATATGATATAGATATGAGTATACATGGTCATTTTAAATGTGAGCAATGTGGAAAGATATACGATCTAGATGTAAATAAAGAATTATTGAGCTCTAAAGAATTAGATGCATGTGAAATTAAAGAACATCATCTTTATTTTAAAGGAATTTGCAAAAACTGCTTGAATAATTAA
- the recA gene encoding recombinase RecA translates to MAKAKNTEKNREVSEKEKALELAMKQIKKDFGEGSIMKLGDNQEMNIEVISTGSINLDAALGLGGVPRGRVVEIYGAESSGKTTIALHIAAEAQKAGGIVAFIDAEHALDPVYAKALGVDVDELLISQPDYGEQALEIADMLVRSGAVDAIIVDSVAALVPKVEIDGEMGDQQMGLQARLMSKALRKLTATLNKSKTTMIFINQIRDKIGGFGFGPQTTTTGGKALKFYSSVRMEVKRIGSVKQGDEVIGNETVVKVTKNKIAPPFKEAAFQIMYGKGISRVGEILDMAIEKDIVAKSGAWFSFGDIRLGQGKENVKVRLETEVELLEKIEEEVKKAIKSEKKEEIETEKPEAKEGVLSFEEV, encoded by the coding sequence ATGGCAAAAGCAAAGAATACAGAAAAAAACCGTGAAGTGAGTGAAAAAGAAAAAGCATTAGAACTTGCAATGAAACAGATAAAAAAAGATTTTGGTGAAGGATCTATAATGAAACTTGGTGACAATCAGGAAATGAATATAGAGGTTATCTCAACTGGAAGTATAAACCTAGATGCAGCATTAGGTTTGGGAGGAGTGCCAAGAGGAAGAGTAGTTGAAATATATGGGGCTGAAAGTTCAGGAAAAACAACAATAGCACTTCATATAGCAGCAGAAGCACAAAAAGCAGGGGGAATAGTAGCTTTTATAGATGCAGAGCATGCTTTGGATCCTGTATATGCTAAGGCTTTAGGAGTAGATGTAGATGAACTTCTTATATCACAGCCAGACTATGGAGAACAAGCTTTAGAAATAGCAGATATGCTGGTAAGATCAGGAGCTGTAGATGCTATAATTGTAGACTCAGTAGCTGCACTTGTACCAAAAGTAGAAATAGATGGAGAAATGGGAGATCAGCAGATGGGACTTCAAGCTAGACTTATGTCAAAAGCTTTAAGAAAACTTACTGCTACATTAAATAAATCAAAAACTACAATGATATTTATAAACCAAATCAGAGATAAAATAGGTGGATTTGGATTTGGACCTCAAACTACAACTACTGGAGGAAAAGCTTTAAAATTTTATTCATCAGTAAGAATGGAAGTAAAAAGAATAGGGTCAGTAAAACAAGGTGATGAGGTAATTGGGAATGAAACTGTTGTTAAAGTAACTAAAAATAAAATAGCTCCACCATTTAAAGAAGCAGCATTCCAAATAATGTATGGAAAAGGAATATCAAGAGTGGGAGAAATACTTGATATGGCTATTGAAAAGGATATAGTTGCAAAATCAGGGGCTTGGTTTAGTTTTGGAGATATTAGACTTGGACAGGGAAAAGAAAATGTAAAAGTAAGACTTGAAACTGAAGTAGAACTTCTTGAAAAAATAGAAGAAGAAGTAAAAAAAGCTATAAAATCAGAAAAAAAAGAAGAAATAGAAACTGAGAAACCGGAGGCCAAAGAGGGAGTATTAAGTTTTGAAGAAGTTTAA
- a CDS encoding GNAT family N-acetyltransferase: MILKELNRADLPLISEIVELEEEAFGGKGGVDLWILKALLRYGKVFVLEKEEKIISIVEYMQCFDKKEVFLYGICTLREFRHMGNAKKIMNESEKYLKEKGYEAISLTVDPENKIAIEMYKHLGYEIVEYQENEYGNGIHRYLMKKILVI, encoded by the coding sequence ATGATTTTAAAAGAATTGAACAGAGCAGATTTACCTCTCATAAGCGAAATAGTAGAATTAGAAGAAGAAGCTTTTGGAGGAAAGGGTGGAGTAGATCTTTGGATATTGAAAGCTCTTCTTAGATATGGAAAAGTATTTGTTTTGGAAAAAGAAGAAAAAATAATTTCGATAGTAGAATATATGCAGTGCTTTGATAAAAAAGAAGTATTTCTTTATGGTATATGTACATTGAGAGAATTTAGGCATATGGGAAATGCAAAAAAGATAATGAATGAAAGTGAAAAGTATCTTAAGGAAAAAGGGTATGAGGCTATATCTTTAACAGTAGACCCAGAAAATAAAATAGCTATTGAGATGTATAAGCACTTAGGATATGAAATAGTAGAATATCAAGAAAATGAATATGGAAATGGAATTCATAGATATCTTATGAAAAAAATATTAGTGATTTGA
- a CDS encoding lipopolysaccharide core heptose(II) kinase RfaY, translating to MDKEKLGNIFLYYKEKKDRKLYERIENKEYKIIKILKDDQRSYVALIEIDEERLVYKHPIEKNSRKWQRFLSIFRGSESRREFQNIEKIREVGLNGAEPRLAVEKKEGLAVVDSYLIYSYIDGRESNFRDIELISYELKKIHELGFLHGDSHLNNFLIKDNEVYLIDTKLEKNKYGNFGKSFEFMYLEESCPKKIDFDKDNIYFKGAKMLRGYLTLLSKFKMKLKSIRRRKK from the coding sequence ATGGATAAAGAAAAACTGGGGAATATTTTTTTATACTACAAAGAAAAAAAAGACAGGAAACTGTATGAAAGAATTGAAAATAAGGAATATAAAATTATAAAAATACTAAAAGATGATCAAAGGAGCTATGTAGCACTTATAGAAATAGATGAAGAAAGGCTTGTGTATAAACATCCTATTGAAAAAAACAGTAGAAAATGGCAGAGATTCCTTTCTATATTTAGAGGAAGTGAAAGTAGGAGAGAATTTCAAAATATAGAAAAAATAAGAGAAGTTGGATTAAATGGAGCTGAACCTAGACTGGCTGTAGAAAAAAAAGAAGGATTAGCTGTAGTAGATTCATATCTTATCTATTCATATATTGATGGGAGAGAAAGCAATTTTAGAGATATAGAGTTAATAAGTTATGAATTAAAAAAAATACATGAGTTAGGTTTTCTTCATGGAGATTCTCACTTGAACAATTTTTTAATAAAAGATAATGAAGTTTATCTTATAGACACAAAGTTAGAAAAAAATAAATATGGAAATTTTGGAAAGAGTTTTGAATTTATGTATCTTGAAGAAAGCTGTCCTAAAAAAATAGATTTTGATAAGGATAATATCTATTTTAAAGGAGCTAAGATGTTAAGGGGGTACTTGACACTGCTTTCAAAGTTCAAGATGAAATTAAAGAGTATTAGGAGAAGAAAAAAGTGA
- a CDS encoding glycosyltransferase family 9 protein has protein sequence MDIKRIIVSRTDKIGDLILSIPSFFMIKKMYPNAELVVLVRKYNYEIVKNLPYIDRILKIDEYSQSELIEKIAYFKADVFIALYNDSFVAKLARASKAKVKIGPISKLSSIFTFNKGVWQKRSKSIKNEGKYNLDLVRKLDKELYQKVYELNTKMNYEEKHRNAAELFFKMNDINGQALVINPFIGGSAKNIKDEEYANLIMNFKRRNPEVAVIITCHISEEERGEKLVKDSLEKGVYLYANGGELLNIAAIIDRADVYFGASTGPTHIAGALKKRIVAIYPAKKTQSPTRWGILGNDKVFYLIPDQNNPSEDYNNPYFDKYDKNMELELILALERALKLEEGGKN, from the coding sequence ATGGATATAAAAAGAATAATAGTTTCCAGAACTGATAAAATAGGGGATTTAATATTGTCTATTCCTAGTTTTTTTATGATAAAAAAAATGTACCCTAATGCAGAACTGGTAGTTTTAGTAAGAAAATATAACTATGAGATTGTAAAAAATCTTCCTTATATAGATAGAATTCTGAAAATAGATGAATATTCTCAAAGTGAACTTATAGAAAAAATAGCATATTTTAAGGCAGATGTATTTATTGCATTGTATAATGACTCTTTTGTAGCAAAACTGGCAAGAGCAAGTAAAGCAAAAGTTAAAATAGGACCTATATCTAAACTTTCATCTATTTTTACTTTCAACAAGGGAGTATGGCAGAAAAGGTCAAAATCTATAAAAAATGAGGGAAAATATAATCTTGATCTTGTTAGAAAATTAGATAAAGAACTTTATCAAAAAGTATATGAATTAAATACTAAGATGAATTATGAAGAAAAACATAGAAATGCAGCAGAACTTTTCTTTAAAATGAATGATATAAATGGGCAGGCCTTAGTGATAAATCCATTTATTGGCGGGTCTGCAAAGAATATAAAAGATGAAGAGTATGCAAATCTTATTATGAATTTTAAAAGAAGGAATCCAGAGGTAGCTGTTATAATTACATGTCATATTTCTGAAGAAGAAAGAGGAGAAAAACTTGTAAAAGATTCTTTGGAAAAAGGTGTATATTTATATGCTAATGGTGGAGAACTTTTAAATATAGCAGCAATAATAGACAGAGCAGATGTATATTTTGGAGCTTCAACAGGGCCTACTCATATAGCAGGAGCATTGAAAAAAAGAATAGTTGCGATTTATCCAGCTAAAAAAACACAAAGTCCTACAAGATGGGGAATTCTTGGAAATGATAAAGTATTTTATCTAATACCAGATCAGAATAATCCATCAGAAGACTATAATAATCCATACTTTGATAAGTATGATAAAAATATGGAACTTGAGCTGATTTTGGCCTTAGAAAGAGCCTTGAAGCTTGAGGAAGGTGGTAAAAATTAG
- a CDS encoding regulatory protein RecX, translating to MKKFNLKGNKIYFDEIFYIDLNKNTITEFDLKNKEFLTDEEYEALIRLRALSMGYFLLSKQDYSIKELKTKLLLKYREKNIIDKIIEEFREKNYLDDYEYGRSYVRNHNYGKKKMEFMLFQKGVSQEIIKEIIRENSVKELEEIKKLWIRLGDKEKEKKILSLMRKGFEYQDIKKAVSELE from the coding sequence TTGAAGAAGTTTAATTTAAAAGGCAATAAGATATATTTTGATGAGATATTCTATATAGATTTGAATAAAAATACTATAACAGAATTTGATTTGAAGAATAAGGAGTTCCTTACAGATGAAGAATATGAGGCACTTATCAGATTAAGAGCTTTAAGTATGGGGTATTTCCTTTTATCAAAACAAGATTATTCAATCAAGGAATTAAAAACTAAACTATTGCTAAAATATAGAGAAAAGAATATAATAGATAAAATTATAGAAGAATTTAGGGAAAAAAACTATTTAGATGACTACGAATATGGAAGAAGTTATGTAAGAAATCATAATTATGGAAAGAAAAAGATGGAATTCATGCTTTTTCAAAAAGGAGTTTCTCAAGAGATAATAAAAGAAATCATAAGAGAAAATTCTGTAAAAGAATTAGAAGAGATAAAAAAATTATGGATCAGACTTGGGGATAAAGAAAAAGAAAAAAAGATACTTTCTTTGATGAGAAAGGGCTTTGAATATCAGGACATAAAAAAAGCAGTGTCAGAGCTGGAGTAA
- the truA gene encoding tRNA pseudouridine(38-40) synthase TruA, whose amino-acid sequence MRNIKIRYRFDGSMFYGFQRQPGKRTVQGEIEKLLDIVLREKVNMISAGRTDRGVHALEQVSNFLTSSPIPVEKLKHALNKGLPLDIEIFEVEDADIDFNSRFMAKDRAYRYVISWIKNPFESRYVTLVNEKIDKNNFVKILEPLVGVNDFNNFRLSDCGSKTSIREIYSITAEEKENKLIINIKGNSFLKSQIRIMMGTALDVYFGNRDENYLKNMLKNPNKDFIKKVADPYGLYLSEVNY is encoded by the coding sequence ATGAGAAACATAAAAATCAGATACAGATTTGATGGAAGCATGTTCTATGGATTTCAAAGACAGCCAGGAAAAAGAACTGTACAGGGAGAAATAGAAAAACTTTTAGATATAGTTTTAAGAGAAAAAGTAAATATGATATCTGCTGGCAGAACAGACAGAGGAGTTCACGCTTTAGAACAAGTCTCTAATTTTCTAACAAGTTCTCCTATACCAGTTGAAAAACTGAAACATGCTCTTAATAAAGGATTGCCTTTAGATATAGAAATATTTGAAGTGGAAGATGCAGATATAGATTTTAACTCTAGATTTATGGCAAAAGATAGGGCATACAGATATGTAATAAGCTGGATAAAGAATCCTTTTGAAAGCAGATATGTGACATTAGTTAATGAAAAAATAGATAAGAATAATTTTGTTAAAATACTGGAGCCTTTAGTGGGAGTTAATGATTTTAATAATTTCAGACTTAGTGACTGTGGCAGTAAAACATCTATACGAGAGATATACAGCATAACAGCAGAAGAAAAAGAAAATAAGTTAATTATAAATATAAAAGGAAATTCTTTTTTGAAATCTCAAATAAGAATAATGATGGGAACAGCATTAGATGTGTATTTTGGAAATCGTGATGAAAATTATTTGAAGAATATGTTGAAAAATCCTAATAAGGATTTTATAAAAAAAGTTGCAGACCCCTATGGGCTTTATCTTTCAGAAGTTAATTATTGA
- the rd gene encoding rubredoxin: MKKYECKVCGYIYDPVDGDPDNGVAPGTAFEDLPEDWVCPLCSAEKDEFEAI; this comes from the coding sequence ATGAAAAAATATGAATGTAAGGTTTGTGGATATATTTATGATCCAGTAGATGGAGATCCAGATAATGGAGTAGCACCTGGAACTGCTTTCGAAGATCTTCCAGAGGATTGGGTATGTCCTTTATGTTCAGCAGAAAAAGACGAATTTGAAGCAATCTAA
- a CDS encoding glycosyltransferase family 9 protein encodes MKILVIRLSSIGDIILTTPVLKAFKEKYPEASIDFLVLDKFKDSIEGVPYIDNVIVFNKEKNDGLHNMEKFGKELKKNGYDYIFDLHSKIRSKVISKNIGVKTFTYRKRSWWKTLLVKMRLIKYKVDNTIVKNYFGAFKDFGIEYKGEDISFAFSEKDETHKEYEGLPVMAPGASKNTKKWTKEGFGELANLIYEKYGKETVLIGGKEDEELCNEIDKISGGHTINMAGKLSLKESGALLSRASFLVTNDSGPFHIARGVKCKTFVIFGPTSPEMFDFGNNTVLIDKNIKCSPCSLHGDKECPKGHFNCMRQITGKEVFETIENSVKI; translated from the coding sequence GTGAAAATACTGGTTATCAGGCTGAGCTCAATAGGAGATATCATATTGACTACCCCTGTATTGAAAGCATTTAAAGAAAAATATCCAGAAGCATCTATAGATTTTTTGGTTTTGGACAAATTTAAGGATTCTATAGAGGGAGTTCCATATATTGATAATGTTATAGTGTTCAATAAGGAAAAGAATGATGGACTTCATAATATGGAGAAATTTGGTAAAGAACTGAAAAAAAATGGATATGACTATATATTTGATCTTCATTCTAAAATAAGATCAAAAGTTATTTCAAAAAACATTGGAGTAAAAACTTTCACTTACAGAAAAAGAAGCTGGTGGAAAACTCTTCTTGTAAAAATGAGATTGATAAAATATAAAGTTGATAATACAATAGTTAAAAACTATTTTGGTGCATTTAAAGATTTTGGAATTGAATATAAAGGTGAAGACATAAGCTTTGCTTTTTCTGAAAAAGATGAGACACATAAAGAATATGAGGGTTTACCTGTAATGGCACCAGGGGCTTCAAAAAATACTAAAAAATGGACAAAAGAAGGATTTGGAGAACTTGCAAATCTAATTTATGAAAAATATGGGAAAGAAACTGTCCTTATTGGTGGAAAAGAAGATGAAGAACTTTGTAATGAAATAGATAAAATAAGTGGAGGTCATACAATCAATATGGCTGGAAAGCTTTCTCTTAAAGAGAGTGGAGCACTTTTATCAAGAGCTTCTTTTCTTGTTACAAATGACTCAGGACCTTTTCATATAGCAAGAGGAGTAAAATGTAAAACATTTGTAATATTCGGACCTACAAGTCCAGAAATGTTTGACTTTGGTAATAATACTGTATTAATAGATAAGAATATAAAATGCTCTCCTTGCAGTCTGCATGGAGATAAAGAATGCCCTAAAGGTCATTTTAATTGTATGAGGCAGATAACAGGAAAAGAAGTTTTTGAAACAATAGAAAATAGTGTAAAAATATGA
- a CDS encoding glycosyltransferase family 2 protein: protein MKLSAAIMTFNEERNLERTLKALADICDEIVIVDSGSTDRTKEIAENYKARFIHQPWLGYGKQRNTSIESCNGKWILAVDADEELSPELKQKILEIINGNEDKKVYEINRLSVCFGKQIKHGGWGTSYAVRLFLKTAGRFNDNTVHESFVTQEEVYKIKEDIYHHSYLTLEDYFSKFNRYTTEGALEYYKKGKKASIGQIIFNPMYKFIRMYIIRLGFLDGVEGFLLASTSSMYSMVKYFKLREIYKNGSYINKKN, encoded by the coding sequence ATGAAATTATCAGCGGCAATAATGACTTTCAATGAAGAAAGAAACTTAGAGAGAACTTTGAAGGCTTTAGCTGATATATGTGATGAGATAGTTATTGTAGATAGTGGCTCTACTGATAGAACTAAAGAGATTGCTGAAAATTATAAAGCTAGATTTATACATCAGCCATGGCTTGGATATGGAAAACAAAGAAATACTTCAATAGAAAGCTGTAATGGAAAATGGATATTAGCAGTAGATGCAGATGAAGAACTTTCTCCTGAATTGAAACAGAAAATATTAGAAATAATAAATGGAAATGAAGATAAAAAAGTATATGAAATAAACAGGCTCTCTGTGTGTTTTGGAAAACAAATAAAACATGGAGGATGGGGAACATCTTATGCTGTAAGACTTTTTTTGAAAACAGCAGGAAGATTTAATGATAATACAGTACATGAAAGTTTTGTGACACAAGAAGAAGTATATAAAATAAAAGAAGATATATATCACCATAGTTATCTGACTTTAGAGGATTATTTTTCTAAATTCAATCGTTATACTACTGAAGGTGCTTTGGAATACTACAAAAAAGGAAAAAAAGCAAGTATAGGACAGATAATTTTTAATCCAATGTATAAATTTATAAGAATGTATATTATAAGACTTGGATTTTTAGATGGAGTAGAGGGATTTCTCTTAGCAAGTACAAGTTCTATGTACTCAATGGTAAAATATTTTAAGCTCAGAGAAATATATAAGAATGGAAGTTACATAAATAAGAAAAACTGA